The Pelmatolapia mariae isolate MD_Pm_ZW linkage group LG2, Pm_UMD_F_2, whole genome shotgun sequence sequence tatatatagtgCCTCATGGCATCATTGACAGCATACAGGTAAacagacaattaaaaaaaagaatttgctTAGAAATACTTACCAGCCTGCTTCAGGTTTgtgtgagatttaaaaaaaaaagaaagaaaaaaaaaatagaatgtATAAGGTATGTAATCTAAAATTACATTTAGGTCTTCCCCGCTGACTTAACAGGAGTTGCTTTATCTAGATTTGTCCAGTCTTATGAACAAGTTGAGAACTGATAATAGTCCTGATAATAAATAGTCCTTGTAATAAACAGTCCTTGCTTAATGAAGTTGGCATTTggaagttttcattttgtcatgttttcagAAACTTAGAACACCTACTTCTGCAGGTATGTGAGAGAagcttaaaaacaaactaaagagttgcaatttatattttataattgcATGTTAAAGCTGATGAAACATGTCAGGTACAATTTCCATGGTGCAacaatgtcatttttaaaacacaacACTCTTAATCCATTTATAAATAGATCAACAAGTAATGACAGCTGGAAATTCTCTCCACAAGCTGCACTTAGTCCCATATGCACAATGACAGAAGAAAGTAAATCCATCGATCcaagtaccaaaaaaaaaaaagaaaagaagggaaGCCAGGCATTCACAATCCTTTCATGCTCACCAAATACCTATACTGTGTTTTAGGACAAGAGTCTCAGAAGAGTTGCCTGAATGTCTCAGGATCAATCTGGCTCAGTAGATGCAGATGTGAGAGGCAACGATCAGTGTAAATGGGTGACAAATGTGTAGGCTCCTTGAAAACAAGAGTCCCATTAATAGCAAAGGAGGGCGATACAGACAAAAGTTCGACAAGAAGGGGCTGGAGTGGAAACGGACCATTCAAACTATGGTGCTGATGGGGGTTTAAAATGGCTGGGGAAAGGGGAAAAGAATTCTGCATGCTTCCAGTTCAAGCATTTTCACTAGCCTCTACTGCCTGGTGTTTGACCAAGTGATCTGGCTTGTTGCCATTACTGTGGTGCTCCCACATCTGCAGATAGAGCCTCTCCAGGTCAATTGTGTACTGCTTGGTGTTGAAAAGAGGGCTGCAGATTCTCTGCTTCCAAACACGCGCTCGGACCATCTTCAGGCTATAGGAGAAGAGCGAGTAATCAGAGTTGGCAGGTGACAAAGgatgtttacaaaaaaataaaaaaaattttttaggATATACATCTACTTACTATTCCATGTCGGAGCCCAGTTTGACTGCTATGTCCTCATAGTCCTGGCGGCTTTGAGCTATTAGATCAGGGCAGCCCAGACAGTTGAGTTGTGAGGCAGCCACACGGGATGCAAGAGTCTCACCTACAGTGGTatcaatattttaaaagaaaacaggttTCAATTAGCATTCTTCTCATGCTCATgtctttatatatatttttttaaatctgttaatTCTTCAACTTGTGTTATGGCAACAATTGGTAGCCAAGCCTATCCCTAAAAACTCTGCTCACCAGGCATGGTGACCATGGGTGTTCCAGCCCAGAGAACATCCATGCCTGTGGTATGACCGTTGCACAGAGGAGTGTCTAGGCACACATCAGCAAGCTGGCCCCTTCTCACATGCTCCTCCTTGGGGGCCACAGGAGAGAAAATGATCCGAGAGCCTGGCAGACCCATGTTCTGAGCATATTGCTGGATGTTGGGCTCGCCAACTGCAGGGAAGCGAAGAAGCCACAATACGCTGTTGGGCACGCGCTTTAGGATCTGCAGCAAGACAAATGTTAagagatttttattatttttttttaaaaaaaaaaacgcccttaaaaacagaatttcttAGTTAAAACTCCATTTTGTAATAAGGACAGTCCAAACTTACATTGACCCACATCTGGAGAGTAGGTGGATCAATCTTGTAGAGCTGGTTGAAGTTGCAGTAGACAATAGAGTCCTCTGGGAGACCATACTGAGAACGGGTAGTCACAACAATCGTGCGTGGCACCTCCTCCCCAGTCGCAGCTTTGTTACTGATCTAAACATGAGGAATGAAAATATTGCTGTTCGTGGAGTGGCCTTAACGcttacatttgttttaaagtgttttgttttaaagtccCTCCTAAATGAGGGAACATTGACTAAAATACTTCTGTAAAAAGAAGCAGCATGTGACAATATATGGGAAAGTGACTAGGGTGTCCAGACAGTGTGTTTACATGAAGCAAAAGTGGCCAAGTGTGTACATCTAAAAGTGACTCTTACCTGTGTGGTGGCTAGGCCATTGCTGACAGTGAAGCCATTGATTGTGACCTGGATTTGGCCTTGATTGATCATGTTGATGATTGCTTCAGCTGCTGTGTTCATGGGAATTACAGGCATGGACAGAGCTCCATTCGTGTCACCAGTAGATTCCTGGTTGTTGTCACACTTCATCTGGtcgatattaaaaaaaaaaaaaaaaaaaaaaaaaaaaaaaaatcagaattatTGTTTCAGACTAAACATCTGTTTTAATAAAGGTTCTGGATATTTTTCCTTACTCACCTTTATCACTTTGACATCGGGCAGACTGTCCAAGAAGGCCTTCAGATCAATACCATTAAGAACGATGCGGTTGTCAAAGATGTGCCCGTTAGACTTGAAATCAATAACTGCCTTTTTCTGTtggtcaaaaataaataaagttacaaCAACAGTGAAAGTAAAATTTTAGGAAAACAAGAGCTCACAGAATCAATCTGCAGCATTGTAAGGCTGGACAAACCTTGAGGTGAGGGAACATGTTGGCATGGTCTCCAATGAAGAAGGTATTGGGCATGTAGGCAAGTTTCTCCGAGTACTGCTCAGCCACTTCTGTAGGTGATGTCTCCTTGTCTGTGATGATGTAGTCCATGAAGGGAGCTCCGCTGGTTCCAGGGTAACCTAGCCACATAGCCTATTGAATAGGTATAAATTGTTAGCTGTGCGTTTTCACTGTCAGTATATTGCACATGCTTATAAATATGGCTATCCCCTGGACAGGCTAACAATTTACATGTAAGGCTTACCTGAACAGGGGCAGGGCGGAGGGCGAAGAGCTCATTTCTCGCTCCCTTGGTGTATCCATTCATATTCACTAGAATGTGGATTCCATCCTGGTGAATACGATCAGCTGCCTTGCCATTGCAAGGTATCTGGAGACAAAAGTTACAGTTTGTAAATGGCTAGAGTTCCTGACATTGCATCTGACAGCACAATGGTTGAAATGCCTTCCAAGTTAAAAATAGAAATGCTCAAGGTTGATGTGTTATAAATAGAAAGATACTGTTGAGGAAACAACATGTTACGAGTTACCTGTGAGAGGTCCGTGAAATGATGAGCTTCAGCGACCACTTTCACACGGAAATTGGTACTATCATCAGGGCTGAGTGCGTAGCAAAACACCTTTAGGGtaaggaaaacaaaatgaagactttggtCAACCCTGTGTCAATACATTGCAGAGTGTAATAAGcacctttttttaaaccataaaAACCAATTTTGAGTTGAAATTACCTCAAATTTTTCAGGATTGTGCATTCCAGGAATGGACTGCATCAGGTGGGAGGTTGGATGGTTGCCAAAGTCAGAGCTTACATATCCAATGCGCAGACGTCCACCGCTAGCTTTCAGATCCTTAGGATGCTCGTAAGCTGGTTTGTGCAATGCATTAATCTGTGGAGTAAGCAATGTTATAAGAATACATGTACAGTAGGACAGTAAAGTCTACATGGCAGACGTTTGACTGACAACATACAAATTTGTTTGCCCGAAAATCATTTCTTACCCCCAATACCTTCATCACTCCAAGCGACCCACTCACCACCAGCttctctactttttttttttttttttttttttttttaaatatacccAGTACCTTGCCCACCCCCCTTACCTTCCCCATACCCTGCAGGCACTTCCATCACCAGCCACCTTCCACCCTcccaaaatatatattaaaggTTTACTTGCTTTGATCATTTTGTCTACCTTGTCCAGGCAAAGGTTTCCGTGGCGCTCAGCAATGGCCTTGCGGAAGCTGTGAGAGAGCGGATACAGCATGCTGTGGTGTGGGTGCACTGAGGGCAAGCGGTTCTTCTCCAGTTGGTCTGCCACAATGCTCACAAGCTTTTTCATCCGCTCATCATAATCTGTCCAGTCACACACAATCTGAAAAAGTGGtgggcaaaaaaaacaaacaaaaaacaacccaaaaagcAGTCAGAAAATTTGTTCTGATAACAGcagaagtaaaaaataaataaataaaaaatagaaagcaAATGCAGTATAACAGCAGATGAACACCTGTAGGCAGTGTGCCAAGTTGCAGTAAGCATCAGGGAAGTCAGGCTTTAGTTTCAAGGCTGTGCGATAAGATGCAATAGCCTCTGGGATGTTTCCAGAatcctaaaaataaaatacacaaacacaaaaattaaaactccaaaaagcaTACTCAACTAACAAATGGGTGCCAACTCAAGTATCCATTGCTCAATTTTTAATTAGGTGTGTGTGGAAATATATCTTTAAATTTAATGTGAAAAGCAGCATCACAAGCAACCTGGAGGTGGATAATCTAATAGTGAAGCGCTATCTATCGAGAGAGAGAATATGAAGAGTAAAATTAAGAAATATTCCTACCTTATGGATTGAGGCTAAATTGCTGTGAGCATCAGCAAAGGCGGGGTTGATCTGGATGGCACGGGTGTAACACTGCAGAGCTCCCTGAACATCTTGCATTTCTTTTAGTGTGTTCCCCATGTTTGAGTAGGCATCAGCAAATGTGGGGCTGATTCTAAAATTCAAACAGACCACATAACAAAATTACTCAGCTGTCAGGTCTTTTTACACAAAAGCAAATAATCATAGGAGTTTCACAGGAGAGAAATTAATGGATTTAGTTTTTCACCCATATCTGGCAACAGTCAGGTGGCTTCACAATATACTTACTGCTCTATTTCCATGTACAAACTTTGAGTTATTTAGCAGCAGTTATTAAGATAGCAGCTTTTTCGCTACATGTTGCTAACAGGACTTTTAGGAATGCTACAAATCAACCATTTAAAAACCATTTAAAGTTAGTAGATCAGTAACATGTCTGAACAAAGACTGCTATTCTCACTTAGAAAAGTTACTGGAGTGATTAAACATGAGcccaacaaagaaaaagaaagctcaTTTCAAGCATAAACTCAAAGTTCACA is a genomic window containing:
- the ogt.1 gene encoding UDP-N-acetylglucosamine--peptide N-acetylglucosaminyltransferase 110 kDa subunit isoform X1, whose translation is MASSVGNVADSTEPTKRMLSFQGLAELAHREYQSGDFEAAERHCMQLWRQEPDNTGVLLLLSSIHFQCRRLDRSAHFSTLAIKQNPMLAEAYSNLGNVYKERGQLQEAIEHYRHALRLKPDFIDGYINLAAALVAAGDMEGAVQAYVSALQYNPDLYCVRSDLGNLLKALGRLEEAKACYLKAIETQPNFAVAWSNLGCVFNAQGEIWLAIHHFEKAVTLDPNFLDAYINLGNVLKEARIFDRAVAGYLRALSLSPNHAVVHGNLACVYYEQGLIDLAIDTYRRAIELQPHFPDAYCNLANALKEKGNVSEAEECYNTALRLCPTHADSLNNLANIKREQGYIEEAVQLYRKALEVFPEFAAAHSNLASVLQQQGKLQEALMHYKEAIRISPTFADAYSNMGNTLKEMQDVQGALQCYTRAIQINPAFADAHSNLASIHKDSGNIPEAIASYRTALKLKPDFPDAYCNLAHCLQIVCDWTDYDERMKKLVSIVADQLEKNRLPSVHPHHSMLYPLSHSFRKAIAERHGNLCLDKINALHKPAYEHPKDLKASGGRLRIGYVSSDFGNHPTSHLMQSIPGMHNPEKFEVFCYALSPDDSTNFRVKVVAEAHHFTDLSQIPCNGKAADRIHQDGIHILVNMNGYTKGARNELFALRPAPVQAMWLGYPGTSGAPFMDYIITDKETSPTEVAEQYSEKLAYMPNTFFIGDHANMFPHLKKKAVIDFKSNGHIFDNRIVLNGIDLKAFLDSLPDVKVIKMKCDNNQESTGDTNGALSMPVIPMNTAAEAIINMINQGQIQVTINGFTVSNGLATTQISNKAATGEEVPRTIVVTTRSQYGLPEDSIVYCNFNQLYKIDPPTLQMWVNILKRVPNSVLWLLRFPAVGEPNIQQYAQNMGLPGSRIIFSPVAPKEEHVRRGQLADVCLDTPLCNGHTTGMDVLWAGTPMVTMPGETLASRVAASQLNCLGCPDLIAQSRQDYEDIAVKLGSDMEYLKMVRARVWKQRICSPLFNTKQYTIDLERLYLQMWEHHSNGNKPDHLVKHQAVEASENA
- the ogt.1 gene encoding UDP-N-acetylglucosamine--peptide N-acetylglucosaminyltransferase 110 kDa subunit isoform X3, producing MASSVGNVADSTGLAELAHREYQSGDFEAAERHCMQLWRQEPDNTGVLLLLSSIHFQCRRLDRSAHFSTLAIKQNPMLAEAYSNLGNVYKERGQLQEAIEHYRHALRLKPDFIDGYINLAAALVAAGDMEGAVQAYVSALQYNPDLYCVRSDLGNLLKALGRLEEAKACYLKAIETQPNFAVAWSNLGCVFNAQGEIWLAIHHFEKAVTLDPNFLDAYINLGNVLKEARIFDRAVAGYLRALSLSPNHAVVHGNLACVYYEQGLIDLAIDTYRRAIELQPHFPDAYCNLANALKEKGNVSEAEECYNTALRLCPTHADSLNNLANIKREQGYIEEAVQLYRKALEVFPEFAAAHSNLASVLQQQGKLQEALMHYKEAIRISPTFADAYSNMGNTLKEMQDVQGALQCYTRAIQINPAFADAHSNLASIHKDSGNIPEAIASYRTALKLKPDFPDAYCNLAHCLQIVCDWTDYDERMKKLVSIVADQLEKNRLPSVHPHHSMLYPLSHSFRKAIAERHGNLCLDKINALHKPAYEHPKDLKASGGRLRIGYVSSDFGNHPTSHLMQSIPGMHNPEKFEVFCYALSPDDSTNFRVKVVAEAHHFTDLSQIPCNGKAADRIHQDGIHILVNMNGYTKGARNELFALRPAPVQAMWLGYPGTSGAPFMDYIITDKETSPTEVAEQYSEKLAYMPNTFFIGDHANMFPHLKKKAVIDFKSNGHIFDNRIVLNGIDLKAFLDSLPDVKVIKMKCDNNQESTGDTNGALSMPVIPMNTAAEAIINMINQGQIQVTINGFTVSNGLATTQISNKAATGEEVPRTIVVTTRSQYGLPEDSIVYCNFNQLYKIDPPTLQMWVNILKRVPNSVLWLLRFPAVGEPNIQQYAQNMGLPGSRIIFSPVAPKEEHVRRGQLADVCLDTPLCNGHTTGMDVLWAGTPMVTMPGETLASRVAASQLNCLGCPDLIAQSRQDYEDIAVKLGSDMEYLKMVRARVWKQRICSPLFNTKQYTIDLERLYLQMWEHHSNGNKPDHLVKHQAVEASENA
- the ogt.1 gene encoding UDP-N-acetylglucosamine--peptide N-acetylglucosaminyltransferase 110 kDa subunit isoform X4, which translates into the protein MQVILHRRQQGLAELAHREYQSGDFEAAERHCMQLWRQEPDNTGVLLLLSSIHFQCRRLDRSAHFSTLAIKQNPMLAEAYSNLGNVYKERGQLQEAIEHYRHALRLKPDFIDGYINLAAALVAAGDMEGAVQAYVSALQYNPDLYCVRSDLGNLLKALGRLEEAKACYLKAIETQPNFAVAWSNLGCVFNAQGEIWLAIHHFEKAVTLDPNFLDAYINLGNVLKEARIFDRAVAGYLRALSLSPNHAVVHGNLACVYYEQGLIDLAIDTYRRAIELQPHFPDAYCNLANALKEKGNVSEAEECYNTALRLCPTHADSLNNLANIKREQGYIEEAVQLYRKALEVFPEFAAAHSNLASVLQQQGKLQEALMHYKEAIRISPTFADAYSNMGNTLKEMQDVQGALQCYTRAIQINPAFADAHSNLASIHKDSGNIPEAIASYRTALKLKPDFPDAYCNLAHCLQIVCDWTDYDERMKKLVSIVADQLEKNRLPSVHPHHSMLYPLSHSFRKAIAERHGNLCLDKINALHKPAYEHPKDLKASGGRLRIGYVSSDFGNHPTSHLMQSIPGMHNPEKFEVFCYALSPDDSTNFRVKVVAEAHHFTDLSQIPCNGKAADRIHQDGIHILVNMNGYTKGARNELFALRPAPVQAMWLGYPGTSGAPFMDYIITDKETSPTEVAEQYSEKLAYMPNTFFIGDHANMFPHLKKKAVIDFKSNGHIFDNRIVLNGIDLKAFLDSLPDVKVIKMKCDNNQESTGDTNGALSMPVIPMNTAAEAIINMINQGQIQVTINGFTVSNGLATTQISNKAATGEEVPRTIVVTTRSQYGLPEDSIVYCNFNQLYKIDPPTLQMWVNILKRVPNSVLWLLRFPAVGEPNIQQYAQNMGLPGSRIIFSPVAPKEEHVRRGQLADVCLDTPLCNGHTTGMDVLWAGTPMVTMPGETLASRVAASQLNCLGCPDLIAQSRQDYEDIAVKLGSDMEYLKMVRARVWKQRICSPLFNTKQYTIDLERLYLQMWEHHSNGNKPDHLVKHQAVEASENA
- the ogt.1 gene encoding UDP-N-acetylglucosamine--peptide N-acetylglucosaminyltransferase 110 kDa subunit isoform X2; this encodes MQVILHRRQQEPTKRMLSFQGLAELAHREYQSGDFEAAERHCMQLWRQEPDNTGVLLLLSSIHFQCRRLDRSAHFSTLAIKQNPMLAEAYSNLGNVYKERGQLQEAIEHYRHALRLKPDFIDGYINLAAALVAAGDMEGAVQAYVSALQYNPDLYCVRSDLGNLLKALGRLEEAKACYLKAIETQPNFAVAWSNLGCVFNAQGEIWLAIHHFEKAVTLDPNFLDAYINLGNVLKEARIFDRAVAGYLRALSLSPNHAVVHGNLACVYYEQGLIDLAIDTYRRAIELQPHFPDAYCNLANALKEKGNVSEAEECYNTALRLCPTHADSLNNLANIKREQGYIEEAVQLYRKALEVFPEFAAAHSNLASVLQQQGKLQEALMHYKEAIRISPTFADAYSNMGNTLKEMQDVQGALQCYTRAIQINPAFADAHSNLASIHKDSGNIPEAIASYRTALKLKPDFPDAYCNLAHCLQIVCDWTDYDERMKKLVSIVADQLEKNRLPSVHPHHSMLYPLSHSFRKAIAERHGNLCLDKINALHKPAYEHPKDLKASGGRLRIGYVSSDFGNHPTSHLMQSIPGMHNPEKFEVFCYALSPDDSTNFRVKVVAEAHHFTDLSQIPCNGKAADRIHQDGIHILVNMNGYTKGARNELFALRPAPVQAMWLGYPGTSGAPFMDYIITDKETSPTEVAEQYSEKLAYMPNTFFIGDHANMFPHLKKKAVIDFKSNGHIFDNRIVLNGIDLKAFLDSLPDVKVIKMKCDNNQESTGDTNGALSMPVIPMNTAAEAIINMINQGQIQVTINGFTVSNGLATTQISNKAATGEEVPRTIVVTTRSQYGLPEDSIVYCNFNQLYKIDPPTLQMWVNILKRVPNSVLWLLRFPAVGEPNIQQYAQNMGLPGSRIIFSPVAPKEEHVRRGQLADVCLDTPLCNGHTTGMDVLWAGTPMVTMPGETLASRVAASQLNCLGCPDLIAQSRQDYEDIAVKLGSDMEYLKMVRARVWKQRICSPLFNTKQYTIDLERLYLQMWEHHSNGNKPDHLVKHQAVEASENA
- the ogt.1 gene encoding UDP-N-acetylglucosamine--peptide N-acetylglucosaminyltransferase 110 kDa subunit isoform X5, with protein sequence MACYLKAIETQPNFAVAWSNLGCVFNAQGEIWLAIHHFEKAVTLDPNFLDAYINLGNVLKEARIFDRAVAGYLRALSLSPNHAVVHGNLACVYYEQGLIDLAIDTYRRAIELQPHFPDAYCNLANALKEKGNVSEAEECYNTALRLCPTHADSLNNLANIKREQGYIEEAVQLYRKALEVFPEFAAAHSNLASVLQQQGKLQEALMHYKEAIRISPTFADAYSNMGNTLKEMQDVQGALQCYTRAIQINPAFADAHSNLASIHKDSGNIPEAIASYRTALKLKPDFPDAYCNLAHCLQIVCDWTDYDERMKKLVSIVADQLEKNRLPSVHPHHSMLYPLSHSFRKAIAERHGNLCLDKINALHKPAYEHPKDLKASGGRLRIGYVSSDFGNHPTSHLMQSIPGMHNPEKFEVFCYALSPDDSTNFRVKVVAEAHHFTDLSQIPCNGKAADRIHQDGIHILVNMNGYTKGARNELFALRPAPVQAMWLGYPGTSGAPFMDYIITDKETSPTEVAEQYSEKLAYMPNTFFIGDHANMFPHLKKKAVIDFKSNGHIFDNRIVLNGIDLKAFLDSLPDVKVIKMKCDNNQESTGDTNGALSMPVIPMNTAAEAIINMINQGQIQVTINGFTVSNGLATTQISNKAATGEEVPRTIVVTTRSQYGLPEDSIVYCNFNQLYKIDPPTLQMWVNILKRVPNSVLWLLRFPAVGEPNIQQYAQNMGLPGSRIIFSPVAPKEEHVRRGQLADVCLDTPLCNGHTTGMDVLWAGTPMVTMPGETLASRVAASQLNCLGCPDLIAQSRQDYEDIAVKLGSDMEYLKMVRARVWKQRICSPLFNTKQYTIDLERLYLQMWEHHSNGNKPDHLVKHQAVEASENA